The genome window GCCCCTGGTGCTCTCCAGCCGCAGCAAGGAATTCGTGCGCGTCACCGACGAGGCGGCGTCCGAAGCCCTGAAGGCCGTGTTCCAGGCGGCCGCCGACCAGGCCGCGGCCCAGGGCGACGGCGACAGCGCCTCGGCCCTGCGCCAGGCTTCCACCCACTGGCTGCGCCACAGCATGCTCACCAACCACGCCAACAACGGGGTGCAGCTCAAGACCCTGCAGGATACCGCCGGCCATGCGAACATCGCGACCACGGCGGCCTATCTGCACAAGCAGGACCACGAAAGGCATGACGAACTGGTCGGCTCGCCGGCCGCCAGGGGCTTGTTCTAGCGGTTGCCCCGGGCGCTCAGGCCTGGGAAGGTTCGTGCTGGAGGCGGGTGACGCCGGCGGCGATCCAGACCACCGCGGCGAGGATGGACATCAGGCCCAGGAACAGCAGGGCCAGGCTCAGTTCGGGATGCAGGTCGGTGAGGTAGGCGCCGCCGAGGAAGACCACGGCCGGCAGCAGCAGGCGGTTGGCGGCGTAGCGGTTGATGCGGATGACGGCGCGCGTGGTTTCGTAGTGGACGAAGTTCAGAAGGCGGAGCGCGGGCGCCATGGTCAGCAGGCCGACGACACCCAGCAGCACCAGCGCCAGAAACAGGAATATGCCAGACACGATGATCTCCATCTCGCTACGATCGCTCCACGCGGCGCCGCGTCCGCATGCAGCGGTGGCGCCGGGATGAGTTCATTGTACTGTAATGCAAGCGCGCGCAACGCATCCATTGCTTGTTCGCGACAGCCGATCAATGCTTTTCCGCAACACATTGACCCGCGTCAATGATTCTCGTGCTTCGGGCTGATGCTTATATTCCGTAATGCCTGGAGTTGCGATTGATCGAGAATCCGCAATGTCCTGGAGTTACGGATCCGTCCCAGTCCTAGACCGGGATCGACGAGGTTCCACCGGCCGAGCTGCCGTAGTTCTGCAACTCGTCGAGTGACAGTCTGCGCTCGTTGAGCGCGGTCAGGATCGACTTGAGCTGCTCGCCATCCGGCTGGATGTAGACGATACGCTGTTCGATCTGGTTCTGCCAGTACGGGGTGTAGGGAACGTCGGTCTCGGCCATCACCTTCGCATCGAAACTGCCGTCGCCCAGTTCGCCCACCAGCGTGATGCGCGCCGTATCGGGCGTCGTATTCTTCACCGTAATGTTCATGCTGCTCCTCTCGAGTGCCCAGTTCGCATGGGTCCATTCTCCCGCAGGGGAGAGGCCGGCGCAAACCGATGGCGTCTCCCGTGCGCGGGCCGCTTGCCTTATCGTCGAAAAAATCGAACGGCACGGTCGATATTATCCGTTTTTCAATATCGAACGCCGGCCCGATACTGTCGCCATCGAAGAACACCAACAGGGAGTCCCATGAAACACCTCACACAACTGCTCACCACCTCCATGCTGGCCGCCGGCCTGCTTTCGGCCAGCGCGGCCCAGGCCCAGGCGCAGGCCCAGGCAACCCTCATCCTCAAGAACGGCAAGATCGCCACCATGGCCAGGGACGGCGAATTCGTCCAGGCGCTGGCGATCAGGGACGGCAGGATCGCCGCGACCGGCAGCAACGCCGAGGTGCTCAAGCTGCAGGGCGCGCAGACCCAGGTCATCGACGTCGGCGGCCGCACCGTGATCCCGGGCTTGAACGACTCCCACACCCACGTCATCCGCGAAGGCCTGAACTACAACATGGAAGTGCGCTGGGACGGCGTGCGCACCCTCAAGCGCGCGATGGAGATGCTCAGGGAACAGGCGGCGCGCACGCCGGAAGGGGAGTGGGTCAAGGTGGTCGGCGGCTGGAACGAATACCAGTTCGAGGAGAAGCGCCTGCCGACCCTGGCCGAGATCAATGCCGCCGTGCCCGACAAGCCGGTGTTCATCCTCTACCTCTACGGCCTGGGCTTCCTGAACAAGAAGGGCATCGAGACCCTTGGCTATACCAAGGACACCAAATACAACGAAGGCGTGGTCGAGCTGGGCCCGGACGGCAAACCGACCGGCCTGCTGGTGGCCAAGCCGAACGCCATGGTGCTGTACACCACCCTGGCCAAGACCAACAAGCTGGCCAGGGCCGACCAGGTCAACTCGACCCTGCATTATTACCGCGAGCTGAACCGCCTCGGCATCACCAGCGCGATCGACGCCGGCGGCGGCGGCCAGGCCTATCCGGACGACTACGGCGTGACCGTGGAACTGGCCAAGGAAGGCAAGGTGAGCGTGCGCACCTCCTATTACCTGTTCGTCCAGAAGCCGGGCAAGGAGCTCGAGGACTACCAGCGCTGGATCGCCACGGCCAAGCCGGACAGGAACGAGCACATGTTCTACGCCAACGGCTTCACCACCGAGGGCGCCGGCGAGAACCTGGTGTGGAGCGCGGCCGACTTCGAGAACTTCCTGGAGCCGCGTCCCGAGCTGCCGGCGCACATGGAAGACGAGCTGGAGCGGGTCGTCAGCCTGCTGGTGAAGAACCGCTGGCCCTTCCGCATCCACGCCACCTATGGCGAGAGCATCGAGCGCGACCTGGCCGTGATCGAAAAAGTGAACAAGGCCACACCCTTGAACGGCCTGCGCTGGATCGTCGACCACGCCGAGACCGTCACCGACGAGCAGCTGCGCCGCATCAAGAAGCTGGGCGGCGGCATCGCCGTGCAGAACCGCATGTACTTCCAGGGCGAAGCCTACTGGAAGCAGTACGGCGCCCAGACCCGCCAGATGCCGCCGATCCGCAAGATGCTCGAGCTCGGCCTGCCGGTCGGCCTGGGCACCGACGGCACCCGGGTCAGCAGCTACGGCCCCTGGCCTTCGCTCTACTGGGCGGTCACCGGCAAGACCGCCGGCGGGCTGGCCACCTGGCGCCCACAGGACGTGCTGAGCCGCCATGAAGCCCTCAAGCTGATGACCACGGGCAGCGCCTGGATGAGCGGCGAGGAAAAGCTCAAGGGCAAACTGGTCAAGGGCCAGTACGCCGACCTCGCGGTGCTGCCGGCGGACTACTTCACCATCGACGCCGAGAAGATCAAGGACCTCGAAAGCGTGCTCACCATCGTGGGAGGGAAGGTGGTTCATGGGAGCGGCGAGTTTGAACAACTTGCGCCCGCATTGCCGGCCGTGAGCCCGTCCTGGAGCCCGGTGAAGTATTTCGGCGGCTACCAGAACCGCTGAAGCCTCCCGAGAGGGCGAGCGACGCACCGGTCCGGGGGGGCGCCCCGGGTAGCCGGAGCGGGCAGGGGAGCGCAACTCCGCATCCGAACGACAAGGACCTGGACTTGTGTGGAGGTCTGCCCTTGTGGACGAGAGTGCGACCGCCCGGCCCTGAAGTCGGCTGGCGCGCTTCGATCGTATGGAGCGCTGGCGGCAAGCATACTGGACCTCGCGATAGGGGTAGCCGCGCAGAACACCTCTGCCGAGCACGAGGAGGTGGTCGGCATCCCGAGCTCTTATGGTAGCGAGCCGCCTGTAGGGTGCGCAGCGCAGATCGGGGTGCGCAGCGCAGATCGGCATCCTCGACCGCGCCCTGACGAAGACCTGTCGGTCCTGCACACTTGGCCCGCGGAAGACCAGGTCCTGAAACCTGATGGCTCCACTCGACATTAGCAAATATATTGTCGAGTTAATGCCGGATTGGTGGGGTTTGGTGTTGTGTTGATGGCTGGGGCTGGTTAAAGTACCTGTCTTGCATGTTTGACAGGATTTGTTTGATGGGTGTGCAAAGCCTTAGCGCAGGAGCAGGAGCTCACGAGAACGAGGATTGCGTCGCCGTGTGTGCCGGCGACGGATTGACCGATCTGATCGTGATTGACGGCGGCAGCTCGGTCGCCGAGAGGCACTACGTCGATGAGGTCCGCGGCGACGTCGCCTGGTTTGCACAGGAGTTCGCCGCGGCACTGGTTTCGACCCTCGACGCCGCGACGACACAGGGCGACGCGGCCGTCGCGGCGGCGCACCGACTCCACCGGGATTTCGTCGCCAGGACGCAAGGACAGGAGGTGCCAGCATACGCATGGCCGATCGCCGCCATGACCTGGGCCCGCATCCGCCGCGTCGAGGGCGGCCAGCGGCTCCAGCTGTACAGCCTGGGCGACTGCAAGACGCTGTTGAGGACGGCCGAAGGCCGGACGATCGATCTCGATCCTTTCGTCAATCCCCAAGAGGCGGTGTTGCAGGCCGAAATCGCCCGCCTGGTGGCCCAAGGCCTGACGGACGCGGCTCAGCGAAAGGCGCGCCTGCTGCCGATGCTGCGCGAGCGTCGCGTCCAGCAAAACGCCGCGGCTTCGCCTTCGATTCTCTGCCTGAAGCCCGCAGGCCCGTTCGCGGCGCGCACGCTCGAGCTCAGGCTGGACCCTGGCGCGGCGCTTCTGGTGATGACGGACGGCTTTTATCGCCTGGTCGATCCCTACGGACTGCACACCGACGCCAGCCTGGTCGAACGCTGCGCGGAAGCAGGCCTGAACGCGGTGCTGGAAGAACTGCGCGCCTTCGAGTCGGGCAGCGTGGCGGGTGGCGCACTGACCGTGAAGCGGGCGGACGATGCGTCCGCGGTCTTGTGGCTGCCCGACTGAGGCCTTGTGGGAAGACCTTTTTGACGAAGGGCAGTGGCCGTGGATTGGTTCGCCCAACAGCCTCCGTATGGTCCCAGCCGGTTTTGGGCTGTCGTCCATGGGGGTAGCTCGGTACCCGTCACCTGGATCGCCAGACATCCGTCCAGATATCGCATTTAACATAATATAGATTATGCGTACTTTACTCTTACACAGGCGAGCAGCGCTCTCATCCCCATTCCAATGCGATTCACGCATCCATCCACCTGACCGATGCGTATTTCTGTTGGGTCCACGGTCATCCATTTATCGCGCGGCCCGCAAACCCAGCCAAGGAGCCCTCCAGTGTCAGAGTCCATCATCCGCCGCATCAACGAACTGAGCCAAGCCGCACGCATGCTCGCCCTCATCGGAGCTGCGCTCAAGCTCAGGAACGCCGACGCCGGCGATCCCGCGATCCGCCAGGAGATCGACGCAGGCTTGCGCCTCGTCCTGGGTAGCGCGGACATCGCTATCGCGGATGCCGAGCTCACTCCTTTGCTAACGAAGATCGATATGGCCCTGACCGAAAGCGCCGAATTGTTCAAGCATCCCGCCCGCAGCGCCGGATGGCAGGTCGAGGACCAGGATCTGCTCCTGGCCATGGGGCGTGCGTCTGGCCAGGCATTCGGCCGCATACTGGCACTGGCCGAGTCGCGCCCGTCTCTTCGCAAGGCACTGGACGGCTTGTTTCTCGACGTCGGCACTGGCGTCGGCGGGATCGCTCTGGCGGCCGCGCAAAGCTGTCCCCGGCTTCGAATCGACGCCATCGACATCTGGGAACCTGCCTTACGGCTTGCCGCCGACAGCGTGGCCGCCAGCGGGCACGCGGCGCGGATTCAGTTGCGCAAGCGTGACGTGACCGAACTGGAAGCTGGTCCGCGCTACACGCTGGCCTGGCTTCCCACGATGTTCCTCAAGCGTTCCGTGCTCAATCAGGCCGTCGACCGCATCGTCGCAGCCTCACGCAGCGGGAGCTGGCTGGTCGCGCCGATCTATACGGTGCCGGATGAGCCCTTCGCGGCGCTAATGTCCTCCCTGCGCACCTTGCGCGGCGGCGGCGAACTGAGGGATCCTGCCGAGCTCACCACACTGCTGCGCTCACGCGGCTACGGGAACATCGAAGTCGACATCGGTCCGATCTCGAGCTTCGTGATCGGCAGGCTTGCCTGAACCGCTGGAAGCTGCTCTAGAATCGTCCGCGCCTGATTAAAGTCCCGTCCATGCCGGTTTAAAGCGCGCGGCTCGGTTGGCCCGTGTCATGGCCGCCGACCCAGCCATTCGGTGACCACCACGCCCTCACGCAATTCGACTTCCGGAGCTCCCCGCAGCTTCGGATGCAGCGAGGTCCGCAGCCCTGGCAGTCCCTCCATACACCCTTCCCTTTCGCCTTTCCAAAGTAAACCGGGAACTTTGTCCGACCCAGCCCGTCGTATGTTGGATGGACTTTTTATAAGAATGGGGGAGCTAAGTATGGAAACATTGAAGGCAGGCACACAGGCCCCGGAGTTCGAGCTGAACGCCACTCCGGACCAACGCGTGAAACTCTCGGATTTTCGCGGTCAGCGCGTCATCCTCGCGTTCTATCCCGCCGACTGGAGCCCGATCTGCGGAGATCAACTGGCGCTCTACAACGAGTTGCGCGAAGAGTTCACGAATCACAATGCCATCTGCATCGGCGTGTCGGTGGATGGCGCCTGGTGCCATGCCGCATTTCGCGAGCAGCGGGGATACAAGCTTGCGTTGCTGTCCGACTTCGAGCCAAAGGGCGAGGTCGCGCGCGAGTACAAGGTCTATCGGGACAAGGAAGGAGAGAGCGAACGCGCCCTGTTCGTCATCGATGAGGAAGGCGTGATTCGCTGGTCGTATGTTTCGCCAATCGGCATCAATCCGGGCGCCGACGGTATTCTGAAAGCGCTCGAACAAATGGATGGGAGCAAAAAATGAGTTTAGCAAAGCCGGTCGATGACACCGACCACAGCTTAGGACCAGCGGATGCGCCGGTGACCCTGGTCGAGTATGGCGATTTTCAATGCCCATACTGCAGGGCGGCGCACTTTTACCTGAAGAATGTGCTGGCGACCATGGGTAACGACATGCGTTTCGTGTTCCGGCACATGCCGCTGGCCCAGATCCACCCCATGGCGCAACCGGCGGCCGAGGCGGCCGAGGCGGCTGGGGCGCAAGGGAAGTTCTGGCCCATGCACGACGCGATCTACGAGCACCAGGACATGCTTGGGCCGGCGCTGCTGACGCGGCTGGCGCAGCGCCTTGGGCTCGACATGCAGCGCTTCGTGGACGACGTGCAGTCCCACCGCTTCCTGCCCAAGGTGAGAGAGGACTTCATGAGCGCCGTGCGCAGCGGTGCAGCGGGAACGCCGACCTTCTTCATCAACGGCGAACTGTACGAAGGCAGCTTCGACGACGAATCACTCATCGAAGCGTTGCGCTTTGCCGCGCATGCGCATGCCAAACACGCGGCCAAGGGGCATCACGAACCCAGGCCGCGGGCGCACTAACTTCAAGGGTGACCAGCGTTTAAGGGTATCCAGCGCGGCGCCCTCGCCGCCGCGCAGCGCCATAGCAGCGCCACAGCAGCGCATGCATCACCACGATGGATGGCCGGAGCGCTGTCCCTGCAATGGAGTGGCGTGCCGGCGGCCCGCACCCGGCCCGGCAAGCGCAGGTGCAAGCCGCGAAGCGCATCGATTGGACCCCGGTCCATGGCGGTCCCCGGGCACGAACGACTGAAGCGCAATGCGCAATTCCCTTGACTTGCCACCCTCGACGCGGATTGGCCGCGAGGCTGTTACGCCCGCGGCCAGGGAATCCGATGGAAATGATTGACCGGAGAGCGTGGGATCCAGCAACTGCACCCTGTCCCTCTATGTCGGTCGGATTTCTGCTGTAGGTCGATTACAGCTGAGGCTCAGCGCCGTCCAGGGCCGAGGATCACAGCCGTCCTGATGGTCACAGCCGCCTCAGGGCTGGATAACGATACGATCTTCCACCTTCCTCACACCCGGCGCCTGCCATGCTGCGCGCTCGGCCTGTTCGCGCTCGAACCATGAGTGCACGGTACCCTTGAGTACCACCTCGCCGTCGCTGGCCTCGACCTCGATCCTCTTCGCATCGAGCTCGGCACTGCGCAGGAAGGCTTCCTCGATCTTGCGCTTGACCTCTTGAGCGGCGACCTTGGGGGTGATCTTGATCGAGTTGATCACTCCCTTGCATCCTTTGACGCCCCTCACCGCCATATCGGCCTTCTCCTTCTGGTAGTTCCACTCGGCCTCGCCCTCCAGGGTGATCCATCCGTCCCTGACCACCACCTTGAAGTTCTGGTAGGAGTATGGCAGCTGCGTCTTCAGCGCCTCGACAGCGTCGCGTGCGATGTCCGGATCGGGACGCTGGTCGACGCTCGGCAGGCGCACCTCGAGATCGTTGGCGACACCGACCACCCCTTGCACCCGCTTCACGTCCTTCTCGGCCTCGAACTTCTGCAGGTAGCTTGGAATGAACCCTGTCAGGGTCACCACGCCGCTCTTGACGTTCACCGCAATATTGCTTGCATCGATGTCGGGGTCCCATCGCAACTCGGCCTCGACATCCCGCTTGATTTCGTCGTCCGTCTTCATCATGCCTCCCACTCGCTCCGTTTTAGAATATGACGAGTCGCTACCGCACTCGCCACCGTCCCTGCGCCGGCCGGCCTGACGCCCCCGCTGCGCATGAAGGATTCAGCATAGGTGCTCGCGGCGAGCCCGCAAGCCGGAGTTGGCCGCATAGGCCGTGGGCTTGACATAGATCAAAGTGGCAGTGACTGCGAACCGTGCGCGCCCCCCGCCCTCCTATATTTACGTGATGGCTAACCAACCAGGAGGGATCATGAAACGCATGATGGCAGTCTTGACGATATCGCTAGTTCCCCTGTGCATGGGCGTCGCATCGGCGCAGGCGCCGGCGCAATCCGCAGCACAAGCGCCAGCTGCTCCGGTTGCCGGCAGAGCGCCGCTGGGCGTTACCGTGATCGAGCTGGAAGCCGTTGTCGTCGGGTGGAGCGTCGAGCGCGACCTGCTCGGCAAAACGGTCGTCAACGACAAGAACGACAAGATCGGCAAAATCGACGACCTGATCATCTCTCCAAGCAAGGACGGCAGCACGCCCGCCGCCTCGTTCGCCATTATCGGCGTCGGCGGCTTCCTCGGAATCGGCAAACGGGACGTTGCTATCCCGATCGAGCAGATCAAGCTCAATCAAAAGCAGCTGACCTTGCCCGGGGCGACGAAGGATGCGCTCAAGGCCATGCCGCCCTTCGTGTATCAAAAGAGGTAAGCCGCAGCGTCCCTCGGCGCCAGCCCGCAGCGTCCCAGTGCGCGATTGCCGGCACGGCAGTCGCCCGCATGCCACGCTTCGGGCAGGCCGGCGGCGGTCGCGTAGCGGCGATGTCCTGGGCCCGATTCGCGGGGTGAGATCATGCCAGACATGCTGACGGTGAACCGGTCGGCCAGGCCGAGCGACAGCAAGGGTTTTCAGCGCATGTTCGCGCCGGGCCGGCTGACCCTTGGCGTATTCTTCCCGATCGAGGCTTTCCCCGGGGACCAGCCGACCATGCTCGGCCAGGAGCGCCTGGCACGGCGCGCGGAAGAGCTCGGATTCGCCGCCCTGTGGTGCCGCGACGTGCCGCTGCGCGATCCCAGCTTCGGCGACCTGGGCCAGGTCTACGATCCCTGGGTCTACCTGGGTTGGATAGCAGCGCAGACCAGGGAAATCGCGCTGGCGACCGGCGCCCTGGTCCTTACCCTGCGCCATCCCTTGCATACCGCGAAGGGCGTGGCCTCGGTGGACAGACTCTCGGGCAACCGCCTGGTCCTCGGCGTTGCCTCCGGTGACCGTCCGGTCGAGTTTCCGGCATTTGGCGTCGACTTCGATCAGCGCTACGCCCTGTTCCGCGAGAACCTGCGCGTCGTCCGCGCCACCCTGTCCGAAGAGTTCCCGCAACTACAATCGCCTTATGGCACGCTGAGCGGGAACGCAGATCTCGTGCCCAAGCCGATAAGCCCCGTGCCGATGCTCGTGACCGGTCACAGCGGGCAGCCACTGGAATGGATCGCCAAGGAAACGGACGGGTGGATCACCTACCCGCGGGCCCTCCAGCGTCAGGCCGAGGTCGCGGCGCACTGGCGCGCCGCAGTGGAGGCCGCAGCGCCAGGCGTTTTCAAACCCTTCGTGCAATCCTTCTACGTTGACCTGAGCGAAGACCCCGACGCGGCCCCGGCGCCCATCCACCTGGGCTTTCGCGGCGGCCGGAACTTCATCCTGCGCTTTCTCGAGGCGCTGCGCTCGATCGGCGTCAACCACGTCATCCTGAACCTCAAGTACGGCGCGCGTAATGCCGGCGACGTGCTGGAAGAGATCGGCAGAGAAATCCTGCCGCAGCTGGCGGCCCGTCAGGGGGACGGAGAATAAGGCAGCATCATCGGATCGCGCAGCCGGATGATCTGACGCACGTCGTCGCCGTCGATCACTTCCATGCTCGTCAGCCCTGCCGCATCCTGGTCCACGTAGATCTCGCGCGGGTGCATGATCAGGTGGTCGAGCCCGTCCAGCAGCACCTCCAGCAGATCGTTCTTGTGGTCGTAGGTGATGCCCAGCAGCTGCAACCACTTGGCTTCGGGCTGGACGCCGAACTTCAGCGACGCGGCCTCGATTTCGGTTTGCTTGCCCGTCAATAATTTCGTCATATGGTCAAAGTAGGTATGCCAAACCTCTTTGTCGAGTTTGATTGTAGCCATCGGGTCCACCTCCGCATCTCGTTGTCGACAAAGCGCCGGCCGTGATCGACCGGCGCGCCGTGCACGCACGCCGGGCCGGGCAGATCGCCGGCTGCCGGACGCAGGCACGCATCCCCGGTTAGACCGCGTGGCGCGCCCTAAATTCGCCGTGCCCAAAACGGGGGCGCATGTGCATTCGTCCATCCCTGCGCGGGCAGGCCCAAGCGATGTTGAGGCAGCCCGGCCAGCACCCAATCGTGCAAGGCGCGTTATCCGCATTCTGCTACTATCCCCTAGTCTCCACCGATCTTGGGGTGGAGGCAGCTGGAGCAGGCCCACGCAGGTCAATGTCCAGAGCTCATGTACAACACAAAATATTTCGAGGCCAACCGGCATGCCACCTGGCTCGAGCTGTTCTTCGACCTGATCTTCGTGGTGACGATCGGTGACGTCACGCATCTCCTGCACCACACCCACGAGGGGCACCTCGATCCGCTCCAGTTCTGGAAGTTCGTCCTGATTTTCGTGCCCTTGTGGTGGATCTGGGCCAGCCACACGATGTATGCCAACCACTTCGACGCGGATGACCGCAAGCACCGGATTGCAACCCTGGTCATCATGTTCCTGTTGGTCGCCGTCTCGGGCCTGATCGGTCAGCGCTTCCTGGCCAGCTATGACGCCATCGTCATCTGCTACGCCGGCGCCCAGTACATCGTTGCCCTCATGTATTTCGTCTCAAAACGCCGGCACAAGGAAGGCGAGCATCTCGCCAGGGCAGTCGGCTGGGTGATCACCATCGGAGCCACGCTCAGCCTGGCATCGATCCTGTTCCCGCCGCCACAGCGATACGTCGTGTTCTACCTCGGCATACTGTTCAATCTGCTGGCCTTCATCTTCTTCCTGTCGCGCCGTCTGGAAACCATTCCGGTGCACACCGAACACCTGATCGAACGTGTGGGCCTGCTCACCATCATCATCCTCGGCGAGTCCGTCTTCAGCCTGTCGGCCGGACTGGCCAACATCAGCTGGACGCCGGAGAGACTGGCGACCGCCGCAATCGGTTTCGTGATGATCTCGTCCATCTGGTGGG of Massilia sp. KIM contains these proteins:
- a CDS encoding amidohydrolase — encoded protein: MKHLTQLLTTSMLAAGLLSASAAQAQAQAQATLILKNGKIATMARDGEFVQALAIRDGRIAATGSNAEVLKLQGAQTQVIDVGGRTVIPGLNDSHTHVIREGLNYNMEVRWDGVRTLKRAMEMLREQAARTPEGEWVKVVGGWNEYQFEEKRLPTLAEINAAVPDKPVFILYLYGLGFLNKKGIETLGYTKDTKYNEGVVELGPDGKPTGLLVAKPNAMVLYTTLAKTNKLARADQVNSTLHYYRELNRLGITSAIDAGGGGQAYPDDYGVTVELAKEGKVSVRTSYYLFVQKPGKELEDYQRWIATAKPDRNEHMFYANGFTTEGAGENLVWSAADFENFLEPRPELPAHMEDELERVVSLLVKNRWPFRIHATYGESIERDLAVIEKVNKATPLNGLRWIVDHAETVTDEQLRRIKKLGGGIAVQNRMYFQGEAYWKQYGAQTRQMPPIRKMLELGLPVGLGTDGTRVSSYGPWPSLYWAVTGKTAGGLATWRPQDVLSRHEALKLMTTGSAWMSGEEKLKGKLVKGQYADLAVLPADYFTIDAEKIKDLESVLTIVGGKVVHGSGEFEQLAPALPAVSPSWSPVKYFGGYQNR
- a CDS encoding methyltransferase domain-containing protein, giving the protein MSESIIRRINELSQAARMLALIGAALKLRNADAGDPAIRQEIDAGLRLVLGSADIAIADAELTPLLTKIDMALTESAELFKHPARSAGWQVEDQDLLLAMGRASGQAFGRILALAESRPSLRKALDGLFLDVGTGVGGIALAAAQSCPRLRIDAIDIWEPALRLAADSVAASGHAARIQLRKRDVTELEAGPRYTLAWLPTMFLKRSVLNQAVDRIVAASRSGSWLVAPIYTVPDEPFAALMSSLRTLRGGGELRDPAELTTLLRSRGYGNIEVDIGPISSFVIGRLA
- a CDS encoding redoxin domain-containing protein, which produces METLKAGTQAPEFELNATPDQRVKLSDFRGQRVILAFYPADWSPICGDQLALYNELREEFTNHNAICIGVSVDGAWCHAAFREQRGYKLALLSDFEPKGEVAREYKVYRDKEGESERALFVIDEEGVIRWSYVSPIGINPGADGILKALEQMDGSKK
- a CDS encoding thioredoxin domain-containing protein; the protein is MSLAKPVDDTDHSLGPADAPVTLVEYGDFQCPYCRAAHFYLKNVLATMGNDMRFVFRHMPLAQIHPMAQPAAEAAEAAGAQGKFWPMHDAIYEHQDMLGPALLTRLAQRLGLDMQRFVDDVQSHRFLPKVREDFMSAVRSGAAGTPTFFINGELYEGSFDDESLIEALRFAAHAHAKHAAKGHHEPRPRAH
- a CDS encoding BON domain-containing protein produces the protein MMKTDDEIKRDVEAELRWDPDIDASNIAVNVKSGVVTLTGFIPSYLQKFEAEKDVKRVQGVVGVANDLEVRLPSVDQRPDPDIARDAVEALKTQLPYSYQNFKVVVRDGWITLEGEAEWNYQKEKADMAVRGVKGCKGVINSIKITPKVAAQEVKRKIEEAFLRSAELDAKRIEVEASDGEVVLKGTVHSWFEREQAERAAWQAPGVRKVEDRIVIQP
- a CDS encoding PRC-barrel domain-containing protein; translated protein: MKRMMAVLTISLVPLCMGVASAQAPAQSAAQAPAAPVAGRAPLGVTVIELEAVVVGWSVERDLLGKTVVNDKNDKIGKIDDLIISPSKDGSTPAASFAIIGVGGFLGIGKRDVAIPIEQIKLNQKQLTLPGATKDALKAMPPFVYQKR
- a CDS encoding LLM class oxidoreductase, translating into MPDMLTVNRSARPSDSKGFQRMFAPGRLTLGVFFPIEAFPGDQPTMLGQERLARRAEELGFAALWCRDVPLRDPSFGDLGQVYDPWVYLGWIAAQTREIALATGALVLTLRHPLHTAKGVASVDRLSGNRLVLGVASGDRPVEFPAFGVDFDQRYALFRENLRVVRATLSEEFPQLQSPYGTLSGNADLVPKPISPVPMLVTGHSGQPLEWIAKETDGWITYPRALQRQAEVAAHWRAAVEAAAPGVFKPFVQSFYVDLSEDPDAAPAPIHLGFRGGRNFILRFLEALRSIGVNHVILNLKYGARNAGDVLEEIGREILPQLAARQGDGE
- a CDS encoding DUF5335 domain-containing protein — encoded protein: MATIKLDKEVWHTYFDHMTKLLTGKQTEIEAASLKFGVQPEAKWLQLLGITYDHKNDLLEVLLDGLDHLIMHPREIYVDQDAAGLTSMEVIDGDDVRQIIRLRDPMMLPYSPSP
- a CDS encoding low temperature requirement protein A — encoded protein: MYNTKYFEANRHATWLELFFDLIFVVTIGDVTHLLHHTHEGHLDPLQFWKFVLIFVPLWWIWASHTMYANHFDADDRKHRIATLVIMFLLVAVSGLIGQRFLASYDAIVICYAGAQYIVALMYFVSKRRHKEGEHLARAVGWVITIGATLSLASILFPPPQRYVVFYLGILFNLLAFIFFLSRRLETIPVHTEHLIERVGLLTIIILGESVFSLSAGLANISWTPERLATAAIGFVMISSIWWVYFDSFHLLTEQKLSTGHSVLYSHLLVFIGLSILASLIRHAILDDMVESDFRVLAAVGSVCFFLGKQYGYFMERPELRTQLVINTTVVFVLTGLALLLRGTGAILLGLTVAMICYALLSLRYLNVKPARPVHAGGSKPH